A genomic segment from Armatimonadota bacterium encodes:
- the purE gene encoding 5-(carboxyamino)imidazole ribonucleotide mutase, whose product MSRPVVGIVLGSESDRPLMEEATRTLAEFDLPCEVVVASAHRAPDLVDHYARAAEERGLRVLIAAAGGAAHLAGVIAARTVLPVIAVPLAATPLGGLDALLSAVQMPPGVPVATVSIGAWGARNAALLAVEMLALSDAALRARLREFKAAMARKIEAASGFSPGVTR is encoded by the coding sequence ATGAGTCGGCCCGTCGTCGGCATCGTCCTGGGGTCGGAGTCCGATCGGCCGCTGATGGAGGAGGCGACACGCACCCTGGCGGAGTTCGACCTCCCCTGCGAGGTGGTCGTGGCGTCCGCCCATCGGGCGCCCGATCTGGTTGATCACTACGCCCGAGCGGCCGAAGAGCGCGGCCTCCGCGTCCTGATCGCCGCCGCGGGCGGAGCGGCGCATCTGGCCGGAGTGATCGCCGCCCGCACGGTGCTGCCGGTGATCGCCGTGCCCCTTGCGGCGACCCCCCTGGGGGGGCTCGATGCGCTGCTCTCCGCGGTCCAGATGCCGCCGGGCGTCCCCGTGGCCACGGTCTCCATTGGGGCGTGGGGAGCGCGCAACGCCGCGCTCCTGGCCGTCGAGATGCTGGCCCTCTCGGATGCGGCGCTGCGCGCGCGTCTGCGGGAGTTCAAAGCCGCCATGGCCCGCAAGATCGAGGCCGCGTCCGGCTTCAGCCCGGGCGTCACGCGGTAG